A genomic segment from Candidatus Leptovillus gracilis encodes:
- a CDS encoding transposase — MKTPPTAADQHYNVQVVVDHDSRLVVGNWLCDHTNDKQAALPTLDTVPPVVGQPKKVNLDTGYFSENNIASLEARGIDPYIATGRSPHHQGWRAFFLDNPNPPPNDASVKEQMAYKLQTTLGKATYRLRKSTVEPVIGIIKEAWVSSVFSARPGCCRWRMDIGLSGLQLETIAYLAGWLMGRYCPLPDPENGL; from the coding sequence ATGAAAACGCCACCAACAGCGGCTGACCAACATTATAACGTCCAGGTAGTGGTTGACCATGACAGTCGTCTGGTAGTGGGCAATTGGTTGTGTGACCATACCAACGATAAACAGGCCGCCCTGCCAACTCTCGACACCGTACCACCAGTCGTGGGTCAGCCGAAAAAGGTCAATTTGGACACCGGCTATTTCAGCGAAAACAACATCGCCAGCTTGGAAGCGCGCGGCATTGACCCCTACATCGCCACCGGTCGCAGCCCACACCATCAGGGTTGGCGTGCCTTTTTCCTGGACAATCCCAACCCGCCGCCCAATGATGCTTCCGTCAAAGAGCAAATGGCTTACAAACTGCAGACCACCCTCGGCAAAGCCACCTACCGTTTGCGCAAATCGACGGTTGAACCGGTTATCGGTATCATCAAGGAAGCCTGGGTTTCGTCAGTTTTCTCTGCGAGGCCTGGTTGCTGCCGGTGGCGAATGGACATTGGTTTGTCTGGCTTACAACTTGAAACGATTGCATACCTTGCAGGTTGGTTGATGGGGCGTTATTGCCCCCTGCCTGATCCCGAAAACGGGCTGTAA
- a CDS encoding transposase translates to MYRKYSEQGAPPYAPEVMLGLLFYSYASGVFSSRKIERPTHEVIPFRFITGDMHPDHGTIAAFRQQFLAELKELFVQILLIAQAMGYLQLGNVSLDGSKIHADASKSKAVSYQRLLAIEAYLQAEVEELFTLAEVADGGQLPEEMNIPDEIARRQQQLARLAETKKVLEERAQARYEAEQAEYEAKMQARAEKTDPQEKSRRANHRSHHSRTQR, encoded by the coding sequence ATGTATAGAAAGTATAGTGAGCAGGGTGCGCCACCATACGCCCCGGAAGTGATGTTGGGATTGCTGTTCTACAGCTATGCCAGCGGCGTATTCAGTTCGCGCAAGATTGAACGCCCCACCCATGAGGTGATTCCCTTTCGTTTCATTACCGGTGACATGCACCCCGACCATGGCACGATTGCGGCTTTCCGCCAGCAATTTCTGGCTGAACTGAAAGAGTTGTTTGTCCAGATACTGTTGATTGCCCAGGCGATGGGCTATTTGCAATTGGGTAACGTCAGTCTGGATGGCAGCAAAATCCATGCCGATGCGTCCAAGAGCAAAGCGGTCAGTTACCAGCGGCTGTTGGCTATCGAAGCCTATCTGCAAGCCGAAGTCGAGGAGTTGTTCACTTTGGCTGAAGTTGCCGATGGAGGACAACTGCCCGAAGAGATGAACATTCCCGATGAGATTGCCCGACGCCAGCAGCAATTGGCGCGGCTGGCCGAAACCAAGAAGGTGCTGGAGGAACGCGCCCAGGCCCGGTATGAAGCCGAGCAAGCCGAATACGAGGCCAAGATGCAAGCCCGGGCCGAAAAGACCGACCCACAGGAAAAAAGCCGCCGGGCAAACCACCGCAGCCACCACTCCAGGACCCAGAGATAA
- a CDS encoding carboxypeptidase regulatory-like domain-containing protein — translation MRQAGSCLIGDYATTETIIEQTATPIYYNDLGHGARWPNYATGWGEINVEAAVQAAQAECPNGTLQGTVTDVGSGLPIAGATIEAVLSGNMRSVNTNAAGEYEIGGLCR, via the coding sequence ATGCGGCAGGCTGGCTCCTGCCTGATAGGCGATTATGCCACCACGGAAACCATCATCGAGCAGACGGCCACGCCGATTTATTACAATGATTTGGGTCACGGCGCACGCTGGCCCAACTATGCCACCGGCTGGGGCGAAATTAATGTAGAAGCTGCCGTGCAGGCGGCGCAAGCCGAGTGTCCTAATGGTACGCTACAAGGGACGGTTACCGATGTCGGCAGCGGTCTGCCAATCGCTGGCGCTACGATTGAGGCTGTTCTGAGTGGCAATATGCGCAGCGTAAACACCAACGCCGCCGGTGAATATGAAATTGGTGGTCTCTGTCGGTGA
- a CDS encoding ISAs1 family transposase, whose translation MDGKSIRRAASLGSPNAFLVAAVCHQLRFVLNQVAVADKTNEITCVPTLLEHLLLKGLVITVDALLTQQQIATQIRRAGGHYVMYVKGNQPKMLQALVQLFTPPRRPGVAPFDHARQVKKGHGRIEIREIWVSTNLNGYLDWPDVAQVFCLKRTRQEVKPNKTTETIVYGVTSLSAAEASPDEIIEITRDHWAAIENGLHWVRDVVMGEDASTTRQPGAPQVRAAFRNIAISLVRLSGFDSVTESIDAFSADPYKALDTMGL comes from the coding sequence GTGGACGGCAAAAGCATTCGTCGGGCCGCTTCCTTGGGTAGTCCCAATGCCTTTTTAGTGGCGGCTGTTTGTCACCAACTGCGTTTTGTCCTCAACCAGGTGGCTGTGGCTGACAAAACAAACGAAATCACCTGTGTCCCTACCTTGCTGGAACATTTGTTGCTCAAAGGGCTGGTTATCACCGTCGATGCCCTGTTAACGCAACAACAGATTGCTACCCAGATTCGGCGAGCAGGGGGGCATTATGTGATGTATGTCAAAGGCAATCAGCCCAAAATGCTTCAGGCACTGGTCCAACTGTTTACGCCACCCCGCCGCCCTGGCGTAGCCCCTTTTGACCATGCCCGGCAGGTCAAAAAAGGACATGGTCGGATTGAAATACGGGAAATCTGGGTTTCGACGAACCTGAATGGCTACCTTGACTGGCCGGATGTCGCCCAAGTCTTTTGTCTGAAACGCACCCGACAGGAAGTAAAACCCAACAAAACCACGGAAACTATTGTCTATGGGGTCACGTCGTTGTCAGCGGCTGAGGCATCACCGGATGAAATTATCGAGATAACCCGCGACCATTGGGCGGCGATTGAGAATGGTCTCCACTGGGTCAGGGATGTTGTTATGGGCGAGGATGCTTCCACTACTCGTCAACCGGGTGCACCACAAGTGCGGGCGGCCTTTCGCAACATAGCCATTAGTCTCGTCCGGTTGTCCGGCTTCGATTCGGTTACTGAATCGATTGATGCTTTTTCTGCTGACCCATACAAAGCCCTGGATACCATGGGGCTTTGA
- a CDS encoding transposase family protein, whose translation MRIEIPPVYTIFDSIPDWRKAKGKRYGLKNLIEFIVLAILCGKNSARAASRWGKHLPAGVKKRLGIELERHPSPAMLCRVFWHIEATVLETRIREWPPRCINNLSWPTWFVG comes from the coding sequence ATGCGAATCGAAATTCCACCTGTGTACACTATTTTTGACTCAATTCCTGATTGGCGCAAGGCAAAAGGGAAAAGGTACGGCTTGAAGAATTTGATCGAGTTCATCGTTTTGGCTATCTTGTGCGGGAAGAACAGCGCCCGGGCTGCGTCTCGCTGGGGAAAACACCTTCCGGCAGGCGTGAAAAAGCGGTTAGGTATCGAACTGGAGCGCCACCCTTCACCAGCTATGTTATGTCGTGTTTTCTGGCACATAGAAGCGACGGTACTCGAAACGAGAATCAGAGAGTGGCCACCCAGGTGCATCAACAACTTGTCCTGGCCGACCTGGTTCGTGGGGTAG